DNA sequence from the Paenibacillus azoreducens genome:
CTGCTGCAGACAGGCAAATATATCGGGGGTGGCGTCCGCTCGGCTTTTGAACGAAATTCCCTCGGCATCGCCATGTCGGCGCTTGTGCTGATCGTTCCGCTCCTTTTCAAATACGGACTGTTAACCGTAGGCCTCTTCTGGGGCTACAAAAAGGATTTTGAAGCGATAGGCGGTTTTAACGAACAGATGCTGATGGCGGAAGATATCGAGTTTGCCAGCCGCCTGAACAAATGGGGGAAGCGGAACGGGAAAAAATACGGTACCGTGACGAAAGCAGTAATGACAACTTCATGCCGCAAGTTCGACCAGTACGGGGATTGGGGTCTAGTCAAAAATCCGAGGATCGTCCGCGCGTATCTGAAGGGCAATGACCGCGAATATGCGGATCAGGTCTATTACGAAGTCGAAAAATAAATGAGCAGCATACGAAGTGTAAGATAAAAAAACCGGGACAACCTCATTCTAAGGCTCCCGGTTTTGCGTTTTTTAATGACCTCCAAGCAGCTTGCTGACAAATACCTTCATGTCTTCGCCCGTACGGTTCAACTGCTCGATAACCTCCATAAATTCGCCAACCAGTTCTGCTTGCTCCTGGGAGGATGTAGCGATCTGGGAGAAATCCGATTCCATTTGCCGAATCGAATTTTGGACGCTTCCCAGCGTTTCGGAAATTTGCGCCGTCGCCCGTTTCGTATCTTCGGACAGCTTGCGAACTTCCTTGGCGACGACATTAAACCCGGCCCCCAGTTGGCCGGCCCGTGCGGCCTCGATCGAGGCGTTCAGGCCCAAAATATTGGTCTGGTTAGAGATGTTGCCGATTAAATCGATTGTTTTATTGATGTTCGCGGATTCCTGAACCGCATTTTTGGAGTTGTCCAAAATATGCTCGCTGGTAGCGGAGAGTTCTTCGGAATGTGCGGCTACATTTTGGACCATATCGACAAGACGGCTGGAAATCCCCTCAATTTGCCCCATGTAATCTTCAAGCCGTTCCTGGTTCTCGTAGCTTTGCGCCATGGCCAGAGCCCCCACGATTACCCCTTGGTCATCGCGAACGGGAATGGCGGTTGCCAATATGCGTTTTCCGTAAATTTCCGCCGGAAGCTGTGTTGACGAGTGCTGCCCGGCAAGAGCTGTTCTCAGATTTTGATCTTCTTGTGGAATGGGGTCGCCCGCTTTGAGTCCGAAATCAATCGTATCCGAAGGCTCATAAAGCAAAAATGTTTCCAGGTCTGTTACCCCAATCATCATTTCTCCACCTATGATCTGTTTAATATACGGCACCGCGGCGATGATTGCATCCAGAATATTCATCGTTCTCCACCTGACTCTCAATAAATTGGCAAAAATAAAATTGTGCCTGATTAGTCCTTGCGTTATCTATTATATCGTCATTTTTTAGCACAATTGTGAGAAGGGGCGCTTCCACAATGAAAAATGGATGGAGATCAAGATTATGTAATTTGATCTTTATAAGGCGGAATATGATATATTTAAGGTAGATAAATCAAAATTCCAATAATTGAAAATTAGACAAAGGCAGGTGGATTTCTTGACATCACGTAAATCGATCAATTGGGCTGCGCTGCTGTTTCTGGGCTGCTTTTGCCTGATTACGCTCACGGACAGCTATGTGGCACGGAAGGCGCCATTTGCTTCCGACCAGCGGGTGTTAAGTTATGCATTATTGATTGATTATGTACTTGTGATTCCTTTGATGTACTGGCTTTTGATTGTCCGAAAAAAAGGGGGCGGCGTGCTAAAGGCGCTTCAGATCATTCTGCCATGTGCCGTACTGGCCTGGTTTGCGCTGCCCGCATCTGGACGGGAACTTCTGACCGACGCCTCCCTGCCGCTGAAGCTTCTAATTGCCGCCTTCGAAGCACTGGTTATTTTCATAGAGGTCAAAATTGCGTATGGACTGGTCAAACGGTATCGGGAGGTTCGCCTGATGGAGAGCAGTACGGCGGAAGCGCTGCGGATCAGCGTCACTAAAGGGCGGAATAAGCCGTCGGTGCTGGCTTCCTTGATTGTGAACGATCTATTGATGGTGTATTATTTGTTTTTCTCCTGGAAAAGGAAAGGCGTTCCATCGCAGCTTGGCGTCCTTTCGTTTACCTATCACCGCAAGAGCGGACAAATTCTGTTGGCTGCGGTATTTACGCATATTATCGTTATTGAGGCTTTTGCCATGCATCTGCTGGTGGCGAATTGGTCGGCAATAGCCGCGTGGATTTTAACCGGGGCGGATATTTGGTTGTTGTCGCACCTTTGGGCAGATAGCCGGGCATCGGCGCTTCAGCCGCTGGAAGTACGGGAAAATCAGCTGCGCATACGCTACGGCATGCGGATTCAGGCCGACATTCCATACGACTGCATCGCTCGGGTAGACACTGCGCTGGAGTTTCACCCGGATAAGGCAGAAAGCAAGCATGCCGTGCTCCCGGTCGTAACGCCTAATGTCCGGATCAAACTTTCGAAGCAGATGGAGGTGCAATCGCTGCTGTTTTTGCCGCGGAAGGTAGACACCATCTTCCTGGCGGTGGATGAGCGGGAAGACTTTGCGGGAATTTTGCGAGAAAAATGCAATTTTTAACCATGAGTGAAATATAATATAGGACAGACCATCTCAGGTCAGCATGAACCGCCCGGCTGCGCCGGAAAGATTGTAACCATGACATATAAGTGCGTGTTCAAAAAGGCCGGTTTTCAGCACCGAGAAGATTGGATGAAGCTAGGGACGAAAGGAGCGGAGCGTACGTAGTGGGTACGTGAGCACCGGAAGGCCCGGCTGAATTCAAGATTCGATGCCGAGTCCACTTCCTGATTTACTTCGTGATCAAAAGCGGACTTTTTGAACAACCTCTATAACATAATTTGGCGCTTCCGGGCCATACTAAGGAAACAGCTGGGATGCTGCGAAAATACAGGATGAGGATGGGATACAAGATGTACTTCGGCAAAAAAGCGGTTGAGGAAATTCCCGAGGCGGATACGGCGATTTGGAGCTGCACCAATGATGGCTGCAATGGTTGGATGAGGGATAATTTTGCTTTTGAGCAGGTGCCTGTATGTGCCCACTGCAATTCGCCCATGGTTAGCAGTACGAAAATGTTGCCCTTGGTCGTCAACGATCATCCTATTAAAATGCTCAAGAAGGGCACCTTGATATAGGTGCACGCCATCATATGAAAAGGAAACAGGGTCTTTCATCGAGAAGACCCTGTTTCTCTTTGACCGCCGGGATTGGCGGTGGCAATTTAAATTGTGACTTTGCTGAAAGCTTTTTCGGCAGGAATGTATTCATATCCTAAATCGCGGGCTACCGCTTCATAGGTGACAAAGCCGTTGACCACGTTGGCACCGCTGCGGATGGCCGGATTGGCGGCCAAAAGCTGCTGCAGCTCGGTATCCGCAAGTTTGAGGGCGAACGGCATCGTGGCATTGGTAAGCGCGAGCGTTGATGTACGCGGTACGGCCCCTGGCATATTCGCGACGGCATAATGAACGACGCCGTGTTTGACATAAGTCGGATTGTCATGCGTGGTAATATGGTCGATCGTTTCGACTACGCCGCCTTGGTCAATGGCCACGTCAACGATGACAGAGCCGGGT
Encoded proteins:
- a CDS encoding glycosyltransferase → MNSPFTSGSDQNIKFTVVIPARNEEKYIGRCLDSIAAAAKPYPGQVEVIVMINRCTDRTAEIAELYGAVTIPIESKNLSQIRNAGIHAARGEIIVTIDADSWVTDNMLTEIERLLQTGKYIGGGVRSAFERNSLGIAMSALVLIVPLLFKYGLLTVGLFWGYKKDFEAIGGFNEQMLMAEDIEFASRLNKWGKRNGKKYGTVTKAVMTTSCRKFDQYGDWGLVKNPRIVRAYLKGNDREYADQVYYEVEK
- a CDS encoding methyl-accepting chemotaxis protein — protein: MNILDAIIAAVPYIKQIIGGEMMIGVTDLETFLLYEPSDTIDFGLKAGDPIPQEDQNLRTALAGQHSSTQLPAEIYGKRILATAIPVRDDQGVIVGALAMAQSYENQERLEDYMGQIEGISSRLVDMVQNVAAHSEELSATSEHILDNSKNAVQESANINKTIDLIGNISNQTNILGLNASIEAARAGQLGAGFNVVAKEVRKLSEDTKRATAQISETLGSVQNSIRQMESDFSQIATSSQEQAELVGEFMEVIEQLNRTGEDMKVFVSKLLGGH
- a CDS encoding cold-shock protein, whose translation is MYFGKKAVEEIPEADTAIWSCTNDGCNGWMRDNFAFEQVPVCAHCNSPMVSSTKMLPLVVNDHPIKMLKKGTLI